One Oncorhynchus kisutch isolate 150728-3 linkage group LG11, Okis_V2, whole genome shotgun sequence genomic region harbors:
- the LOC116376104 gene encoding basic salivary proline-rich protein 3-like: MEKPRSIQRKVADIVFKIVGDDVGVGTEAADTGTPSDEGMGEERQEMAPLVNELRATPSSWIATNDKTEMHPTCAASIVHTVVISELFSRHSNAQQAWTHTSPPPQGTQQTSPATQGTQQTSPPPQCTQQTSPPPQGTQQTNPPPQGTQQTSPPPQGTQQTSPATQGTQHTSPPPQGTQCTSRPQQVTQHTSPPPQGTLHTSPPPQGTLHTSPPPQGTLHTSPPPQGTQHTSPPPQGTQRTSRPQQGTQQTSPATQGTQHTSPPPQGTQHTSPPQQGTLHTSPPQQGTLHTSTPQQGTLHTSPPPQGTLHTSPPPQGSLHTSPPPQGTLHTSPPLQGTLHTSPPPLGTQHTSPPPQGTLHTSPPPQGTQHTSPHTQG; this comes from the exons ATGGAGAAGCCCCGCTCGATCCAGCGGAAGGTTGCTGACATCGTCTTCAAAATTGTGGGGGACGATGTAGGAGTAGGCACAGAGGCCGCAGACACAGGTACCCCCAGCGACGAAGGT atgggggaggagaggcaggagatggCTCCCCTGGTGAATGAACTCCGGGCAACACCGTCGAGTTGGATAGCGACAAACGACAAGACGGAGATGCATCCAACATGCGC AGCCTCAATCGTCCACACAGTGGTTATCTCTGAGCTGTTTTCCAGACACTCCAATGCTCAGCAGGCCTggacacacaccagccctccccCGCAGGGTACACAACAAACAAGCCCTGCCACGCAGGGTACACaacaaaccagccctcccccgcAGTGTACACaacaaaccagccctcccccgcAGGGTACACAACAAACCAACCCTCCCCCGCAGGGTACACaacaaaccagccctcccccgcAGGGTACACAACAAACCAGCCCTGCCACGCAGGGTACACAACACACCAGCCCTCCCCCGCAGGGTACCCAATGCACCAGCCGTCCCCAGCAGGTTACACAACACACCAGCCCTCCCCCGCAGGGTACACTACACACCAGCCCTCCCCCGCAGGGTACACTACACACCAGCCCTCCCCCGCAGGGTACACTACACACCAGCCCTCCACCGCAGGGTACACAACACACCAGCCCTCCGCCGCAGGGTACACAACGCACCAGCCGTCCCCAGCAGGGTACACAACAAACCAGCCCTGCCACGCAGGGTACACAACACACCAGCCCTCCCCCGCAGGGTACACAACACACCAGCCCTCCCCAGCAGGGTACACTACACACCAGCCCTCCCCAGCAGGGTACACTACACACCAGCACTCCCCAGCAGGGTACACTACACACCAGCCCTCCCCCGCAGGGTACACTACACACCAGCCCTCCCCCGCAGGGTTCACTACACACCAGCCCTCCCCCGCAGGGTACACTACACACCAGCCCTCCCCTGCAGGGTACACTACACACCAGCCCTCCCCCGCTGGGTACACAACACACCAGCCCTCCCCCGCAGGGTACACTACACACCAGCCCTCCCCCGCAGGGTACACAACACACCAGCCCTCATACTCAAGGGTAA